The Spirochaetota bacterium genome has a segment encoding these proteins:
- a CDS encoding FAD-dependent oxidoreductase codes for KGLSSMGVRSRPYQIPYRSLVAKEVKGLLMAGRCISGGWLPHASYRVTGTAVSLGEAAGKAGAFCALSGKSPDEISWNDVR; via the coding sequence AAGGGCCTGAGCAGTATGGGCGTGCGGTCAAGACCCTATCAGATACCGTATCGCTCGCTTGTTGCAAAAGAGGTAAAGGGTCTTCTCATGGCGGGGCGCTGCATCAGCGGCGGATGGCTTCCCCATGCAAGCTATCGAGTGACCGGTACGGCGGTATCGCTGGGAGAAGCTGCGGGCAAAGCGGGCGCGTTCTGTGCACTGTCCGGAAAATCCCCCGATGAAATATCGTGGAACGATGTCCGTTGA